TGGTGGTGGGCGTGGTCCGGCGCAATGCTTCGATCACTTTCACGAACTGCCCCGCCCCGCCATCCGGCAAATCGTCCCGATCGACCGAAGTGATGACAATATGTTCCAGCCCCATTTCGGCTGCGGCGGTGGCCACGTGTTCGGGTTCAAGCGGATCGACCTTGCGCGGCATACCGGTCTTCACGTTGCAGAACGCGCAGGCCCGCGTGCAGACGTCCCCGAGAATCATCACGGTGGCGTGCTTTTTGGTCCAGCATTCCCCAATATTGGGACAGGCGGCCTCTTCACATACTGTGTTAAGGCCAAGGTCGCGCATCAGCTTGCGCGTTTCCTGATACCCCTTGCTGACAGGCGCCTTGACGCGAATCCAGTCTGGTTTGCGGGCGCGCGCGGGCTGCTCCGGGGTCTTCGGCGCTGAAGAAAGGTCGTTCATGGCGTCCATTTAGGCCCCTCACCGCCTTATCGCAATGGTGACGGATGATAGTATCGCCGTTGTTGTCTTGCCACTGAGGCAGAGTCGGAGCATGGGGACGACATGACGATCCAACCCTCGCTCGCGCTCGCCACCTTGATCGAAGGTTACCGCCGTTTCCGCGAAAATGGCTGGACCCCCCGGCGGGAACGCTGGGCCGCACTCGGCGAAGGTCAGGCGCCCCAGATTATGATTATCGCCTGTTCCGACAGCCGCGTTGATCCGGCACAGATTTTCGACGTTGATCCCGGCGAAATCTTCGTGGTGCGCAATGTCGCGGCCATGGTTCCTCCCTTTGAAACAACGCCGGGTTTCCATGGCGTATCGGCGGCTCTGGAATTCGCCGTTCAGGTGCTCAAGGTGAAGGAAATCGTCGTGCTGGGGCATGGCATGTGCGGCGGCTGCAAGGCTGCGCTCACGCAGGAACTCTATGGGACGGAGCCGGGCGAAGGTGGGTTTATCGCCAACTGGATTTCCTTGCTCGACAAGGCGCGCGAACCGATTGCCCGGGAACTGGGCACGAAAGGGCGCGTGGCGGAACTGGCAATGGAACTGGCTGGCGTGAAAGTCAGCATCGATAACCTGCGAACATTTCCCTGTGTGCAACACAAGGAAGCATCAGGCAAACTGCGCCTGCGCGGCGCGTTCTTCGCGATTTCTGATGGAATCCTCCATCTGCTCGATGAAGAAAGCGGCGAATTTACCGCCCTGACCTGACTTGCACACGAGGCCATGCCGTTCCATGAAACGGCATGGCTGATGAACTCTCTCGCAACATCGCGCTGCTAATCGATGCAGACAACGCATCACCTGCGGGCATTGACCCGGTCCTGACTGTTCTGGCGGAACTGGGGCAGGTGAATATCAGGCGCGCCTATGCCAACTGGCGCAAGACATCGCTAAAAGGCTGGGCCGACATCGTCCATCGCTACGGTATTGAACCGCAACAACAGTTTGATCTGACCAAGGGCAAGAACGCCACCGATATGAAAATGACCATCGATGCGATGGACATGCTCTATCGCGGGCGTGTTCATGGTTTCGGGATCATGAGCTCCGACAGCGATTTCACACCCCTGGCCATGCGGATCAGACAGGAAGGGTATCCGGTTTACGGCTTCGGCAGCGGACAGACCCCGGAGGCGTTCAAACAGGCCTGTTCCCGCTTCATTGATGTCGATGCGTTGGTGAAGGCTGAACGCGCAACGAAAGATAATGGCGTGCCGCAGGTCAAGCCGCGGGTGGATGAAACCCTTCTGACCCTACTGGTGGACGCATACAACGCCAGCAAGCGTGATGAGAATGGTTTCGCCAAACTGGCCGAAGTCGGTCAGCGCGCGGGCAACCGGTCCAGTTTCGATACCCGCAGCTACGGCTTTCCGCGGTTAATCGACCTGCTTGAGGCGACTCCCAATTTTGCCATTGAACGTCGCGATGGCGGGCAAGTCTGGATCAAGCGTTTGCGCTGATCTTCGCACTTTCATGAAAAAGGGCGACAGGTTGCCCCGCCGCCCTTTCTTTTCTCATTTTCGTTCAGCCCGGGTTTCGGGGCCGAACGATGCGCATCAGGCCTTGTTGCCGATAAGCGCAAGCCAGAGGCGTGCGACCTGCTGACGCGGGCCGGTCACCTTCTCGAAGTTGGCTTTGGCTTCAGCAAATTTACCCTGATCGTACTGGGCGATACCCAGACGGGTCAGTGCAGCGTTCGCGTCCGGGCTGCCGGTCAGTGCCGCCTTGAACAGTTCTTCCGCCTGTGCGGCATTGCCGTAGCTCAGGAAAGCATCGCCGAGGGCCTGCGCGCGGTTTCCACCGGCAGCCTTGGCGCCAG
This genomic window from Caenibius tardaugens NBRC 16725 contains:
- a CDS encoding carbonic anhydrase translates to MTIQPSLALATLIEGYRRFRENGWTPRRERWAALGEGQAPQIMIIACSDSRVDPAQIFDVDPGEIFVVRNVAAMVPPFETTPGFHGVSAALEFAVQVLKVKEIVVLGHGMCGGCKAALTQELYGTEPGEGGFIANWISLLDKAREPIARELGTKGRVAELAMELAGVKVSIDNLRTFPCVQHKEASGKLRLRGAFFAISDGILHLLDEESGEFTALT
- a CDS encoding NYN domain-containing protein, with protein sequence MADELSRNIALLIDADNASPAGIDPVLTVLAELGQVNIRRAYANWRKTSLKGWADIVHRYGIEPQQQFDLTKGKNATDMKMTIDAMDMLYRGRVHGFGIMSSDSDFTPLAMRIRQEGYPVYGFGSGQTPEAFKQACSRFIDVDALVKAERATKDNGVPQVKPRVDETLLTLLVDAYNASKRDENGFAKLAEVGQRAGNRSSFDTRSYGFPRLIDLLEATPNFAIERRDGGQVWIKRLR